The Oceanicaulis sp. nucleotide sequence GAGATGCTCTTCGGTGCCTTCCTTCGGCTCCAGGCGCTCCAGGTAATAGCTTTCGCGGTAGACGAACATGACCACGTCGGCGTCCTGCTCGATCGAGCCTGATTCCCGGAGGTCGGAGAGCTGGGGCTTCTTGTCGTCGCGCTGTTCGACCTGGCGGGAGAGCTGGGACAGGGCGATGACCGGAACGTTGAGCTCCTTGGCCAGCGATTTCAGCGCCTGGGTGACTTCGGAGATCTCCTGCACCCGGCTGTCGGACTTGCCCGAGCCGGTGACCAGCTGCAGGTAGTCGACCACGATGCAGTCGAGGCCCTTCTGGCGCTTCAGGCGCCGCGCGCGGGCGGTCAGCGCGCCGATCGAGATGCCGCCGGTGTCGTCGATATAAAGCGGGATCTGATTGATCTCGGCGACCGCGTCGCGGATGTCCTCGAACTGGGCCGCGTCGATCTTGCCCTGGCGGATGTGATAGCTCGAAATGCCTGAATAGTCGGCGATCAGACGGGTGGCGAGCTGCTCTCGGCTCATCTCCAGCGAGAAGAAGGCGACCACGCCGCCGTCCACCGTCTTGCGGACCCCGTCAGAACTTTCCTCGGCGCGATAGGCCTTGGCGACGGAGAAGGCGATGTTGGTCGCGAGCGAGGTCTTACCCATGGAGGGGCGGCCCGCCAGAATGATCAGGTCTGACCGGTGCAGGCCGCCGAGCTTGGCGTCCAGCGTCTTCAGGCCGGTCGAAATGCCCGAAAGGCCGCTGCCGCGCTGATAGGCGGCCGAGGCCATGGCGACGGATTCCTCCAGCGCCTCGTGGAAGGGACGCAGGGTTTTCTGCGTGCCGCCGGTCTCGGCCAGCGCGA carries:
- a CDS encoding replicative DNA helicase yields the protein MTADPLHDSGPDAETDPHAPPHNIEAEQALLGAMLFDNEVYQRVGDWLKPDHFYDPLHGRIYEAAAQLIIGGSLADAVVLKSKFERDPGMAEIGGPVYLADLMREAPESSSAAEYGRLIYDLALRRQLIRFGEEVAHNAIGSVDGIPATAVLENTERALFALAETGGTQKTLRPFHEALEESVAMASAAYQRGSGLSGISTGLKTLDAKLGGLHRSDLIILAGRPSMGKTSLATNIAFSVAKAYRAEESSDGVRKTVDGGVVAFFSLEMSREQLATRLIADYSGISSYHIRQGKIDAAQFEDIRDAVAEINQIPLYIDDTGGISIGALTARARRLKRQKGLDCIVVDYLQLVTGSGKSDSRVQEISEVTQALKSLAKELNVPVIALSQLSRQVEQRDDKKPQLSDLRESGSIEQDADVVMFVYRESYYLERLEPKEGTEEHLKWEDEMREIRNQADVIIGKQRHGPIGSVKVAFDPERTKFSDLDLSYQQSGYE